The Anopheles marshallii chromosome X, idAnoMarsDA_429_01, whole genome shotgun sequence genome includes a window with the following:
- the LOC128717454 gene encoding rhythmically expressed gene 2 protein-like, whose product MNHVRNNLSRFRLVTFDVTDTLLEYAVQPERHYAHVINNVLEPRIGITLLEEQIGRSFGLCFRAMKHQYPNFGSGRKQTGQQELEDESWRWWWRTLVERVIVDAAVNSNCQSIPSPLLSIIAEQLIDDYTFDGKRVCWRQRPGVDEFLRKLRTPQSAQTLGIVSNFDPRLKIILRNNGIGPTGEVVDFVLTSYEAGVEKPDRAIFETALRKANLLQNGTEIRPQEALHIGNLCREDYNGARSAGWCALLVNVPPNEKNRKLLTAIPSGHVFAGLPELQQRLESPTPMVW is encoded by the exons ATGAATCACG TTCGGAACAATTTGTCCCGGTTTCGGCTGGTGACATTCGATGTTACCGATACGCTTTTGGAATATGCAGTGCAACCTGAGCGGCATTATGCCCATGTAATCAACAACGTGCTGGAACCGCGCATCGGTATTACCCTGCTGGAGGAGCAGATTGGCCGCTCGTTTGGTCTCTGCTTTCGGGCGATGAAGCACCAGTATCCGAACTTCGGATCCGGCCGTAAACAAACGGGTCAGCAGGAGTTAGAGGACGAAAGTTGGCGTTGGTGGTGGCGAACATTGGTAGAACGAGTGATAGTGGATGCGGCCGTTAATTCCAATTGCCAGAGCATTCCTTCTCCACTGTTAAGTATAATCGCGGAACAGCTGATAGACGATTACACTTTTGATGGAAAGCGCGTTTGCTGGCGTCAACGACCCGGTGTAGACGAGTTCCTTCGAAAGTTGCGTACTCCACAATCTGCCCAAACGTTGGGTATCGTGTCGAACTTTGACCCAAGGCTGAAGATCATTCTGCGCAATAATGGCATTGGACCGACTGGAGAGGTGGTCGATTTCGTGCTGACTAGCTACGAAGCCGGGGTGGAAAAGCCTGACCGGGCAATATTCGAAACAGCGCTACGAAAAGCAAACCTGCTACAGAATGGGACGGAAATAAGACCCCAAGAGGCACTGCATATCGGCAATTTGTGTCGGGAGGATTACAACGGAGCGCGCAGTGCCGGTTGGTGTGCACTGCTGGTGAATGTACCGCCGAACGAAAAGAATCGGAAGCTCTTAACAGCAATTCCTAGCGGGCATGTCTTTGCAGGTTTGCCCGAATTGCAGCAACGGCTTGAGAGTCCTACTCCGATGGTGTGGTAG
- the LOC128708193 gene encoding cell cycle control protein 50A, translated as MPDTVDGAELPKSKRPSDSAFKQQRLPAWQPVLTAGTVLPAFFLIGVLFIPIGVLLWLSSNSINEFVYDYTHCKPDAGNQSCAEIISNSPGSSCACTINFELEKDFLDKVYLYYGLTNYYQNHRRYVKSRDDDQLLGRLSPIPSSDCAPFAYADDDERVPIAPCGAIANSLFSDKFELFSQTLGTPVPLLQTEIAWPSDRQIKFRNPEGDLKEALRGFSRPKAWTRELWELDETNKDNNGFQNEDLIVWMRTAALPTFRKLHRRIDHSQEHFKEGLLRGNYTLTVKYSYSVIEFDGTKKFILSTTSILGGKNPFLGIAYIVVGGVCLLLGLVLLIIHLKCSKS; from the exons ATGCCAGATACGGTGGACGGGGCGGAACTTCCTAAATCTAAACGACCTTCAG ATTCAGCATTTAAACAACAAAGACTCCCAGCGTGGCAACCCGTTCTGACCGCGGGCACGGTACTTCCGGCCTTTTTCCTGATCGGAGTTCTCTTCATTCCAATCGGTGTACTGCTGTGGCTGTCATCCAATTCC ATCAATGAATTCGTGTACGATTACACGCACTGCAAACCGGACGCTGGGAATCAAAGCTGTGCGGAAATCATCAGCAACAGTCCAGGTTCCAGCTGTGCCTGCACCATCAACTTCGAGCTGGAGAAGGATTTCCTGGACAAGGTATACCTGTACTACGGTTTGACGAATTACTATCAGAACCATCGGCGCTACGTAAAGTCGCGCGATGACGACCAACTACTCGGCCGTCTCTCACCGATACCGTCGAGCGACTGTGCGCCGTTTGCGTATGCGGACGATGACGAACGGGTACCGATTGCTCCCTGTGGTGCCATCGCCAACTCGCTGTTTAGCGACAAGTTTGAGCTGTTCTCGCAGACGCTCGGCACCCCGGTGCCGCTACTGCAAACGGAAATTGCATGGCCCTCGGATCGGCAGATAAAATTCCGCAATCCCGAAGGCGATCTAAAGGAAGCGCTGCGTGGTTTCAGCCGTCCGAAGGCCTGGACACGCGAACTTTGGGAGCTGGATGAAACGAACAAGGACAATAATGGATTCCAGAACGAGGATCTAATCGTTTGGATGCGCACGGCGGCACTGCCCACGTTTAGGAAACTTCATCGACGAATCGATCACTCGCAGGAACACTTCAAGGAAGGGCTGCTGAGAGGCAACTACACGCTTACCGTCAAGTACT cGTACTCGGTAATTGAATTCGACGGTACGAAGAAATTTATTCTGTCCACCACTTCGATTCTCGGAGGCAAGAATCCATTCCTTGGCATTGCCTACATTGTTGTGGGAggcgtttgtttgctgctcggACTCGTGCTACTCATCATCCACCTGAAATGCAGCAAATCGTAA
- the LOC128719099 gene encoding protein dj-1beta-like — protein MMAATKRALALIARGSEEMELVITVDVLRRCNVDVTVALVQESDTGIDKEDLIACCSRGVNIKADTTLQVFLEQHAATDDALPDAIILPGGLEGAKAMAQAPAVGQLLQRQQKAGKLVAAICAAPTVLAAHGKLFAGRRVTSYPSFREKMTEAGYVWEEPTAGSPLGRVVRDDNLITSLGPATTFDFGLAIGAALAGQEVADKVAAGLLYK, from the exons ATGATGGCTGCAACAAAGCGCGCTCTTGCTCTTATTGCACGCGGTTCGGAGGAAATGGAGCTGGTTATTACTGTTGATGTGCTGCGGCGCTGTAAT GTCGACGTAACGGTTGCGTTGGTACAAGAATCTGACACTGGCATCGATAAGGAGGATCTGATTGCCTGTTGTTCCCGGGGTGTAAACATCAAAGCCGACACTACTCTCCAGGTGTTCCTGGAGCAGCATGCGGCCACCGATGACGCATTACCAGATGCGATCATTCTGCCCGGTGGGCTCGAAGGTGCAAAAGCTATGGCACAAGCGCCGGCCGTTGGTCAGCTGCTACAGCGACAGCAGAAAGCCGGCAAGCTTGTAGCTGCGATATGTGCCGCACCAACGGTACTAGCAGCCCACGGCAAGTTGTTTGCCGGACGGCGTGTGACGTCCTATCCCTCGTTCCGGGAGAAAATGACGGAGGCCGGCTACGTGTGGGAAGAACCAACGGCCGGATCCCCGCTAGGACGTGTCGTGCGGGATGATAATCTTATCACCAGCCTCGGACCGGCGACTACGTTCGATTTTGGGCTTGCGATCGGTGCTGCACTCGCCGGGCAAGAGGTGGCCGATAAGGTTGCGGCCGGTTTGCTGTACAAGTGA